The following nucleotide sequence is from Camelus bactrianus isolate YW-2024 breed Bactrian camel chromosome 34, ASM4877302v1, whole genome shotgun sequence.
CTGGAAACCTGGCGAAATAAAGTGACAGATTGCAGCACCTGCAGCTCTCCAGCTCAGAAATTGCAGTCTCCCAACGCAGGCCACGCCCAGCCCCCTTGGCCACCCGGGGCCTGGGGGCGGAGCCTTCTCCGGCGCAGAAGTGCCGGGGCCAGCGCGCGAAGCGGGGAGGCGTGGGTTGGTGGAGGGAGTAGGTAGGGCACCCACCGAAAGTTGGGGTGGGTCCCGGCCACTGGGGAGCCTTCGTCTGGCGTCAGCCTCCCTTTCTTCGCCCCGCCTCCCTTCCCGTACTTCCATCTCCACTTTCTTGGGGGCTGGTTGGGGGCAAAAGGGTGCATGCAGTGAAGTCAGGTCCTGAAACCaccaggggattttttttttttttttttttttttttgcgggggagcAGGTGGAAAGAAAGGAGAACAGTGAACAGGCCTCTGGCTCCTGCGCGAATGGCTTCACCCAGAGGCAAAGGCAGCCGCGGTGACACTTCCTCAAAGTGAAAGCGAAAGTCAAGTAGGCAGAGAGGACACAAGAGAAGGGGACAGGAGCTGCCAGCGAGGGGTGTTTGGAGCCCCCTTTGCAGCCGGGACCTTGCCTGCGgtcgggggtgggcagggagactGTAAGGGcggcgggagaggagggcctgaGAGCAGCCCCCATGGGCGCCAAGGAATGGTGCCTGCTGATCTGCTTGGCTCTCTCCGGGGCGGCAGACGCCGGTGAGTCGCGAAGGGCTGGCTGGTGGGGCTTGTTGGGCTAAAGCAACATCAGGTAGCCCCTCGCTGAGACCCCAAAAGGGAAAAAGGGCCGGGGATGGCTTCCAGTCGCCTTCTAAGCCCAGCGGGTGGAAGGCTCAGCGGCTGATAGTGTAAGGAACCAATTGTGCTGGGAAGAGAGGCTGACAGCTCTGTGCGGAAAGGGTCAAATGAAGAAATGAGGGGCCCCTTCGGTGGATGTGCTGGGGGCTGCTGTCCTATTGGAGAGGGCATTGGCCTGGGAGCAGACACCttcaggagaggaagagaggcccTAGCTAGGAAATCGCTTGGGAGGTGCcaccagaggtgggggaggggagagccacCTGTAATGGCCCAGAGCCATCAGACCATGGGGGCTGGCTGGGGAGTAGACACAGCTGCCATCGCCCTCACTGCCACGCAAACCCGCCTCCTCTCCCAGTGGTAATTTTGCTGCAAATTCCTATGACTGAAGGGATAGTTTTTCATGGGATAGCTGGACATAACAGTTTCCTAAACCTGTCTGGAGCAAGGTAAATCCAGGACTTTAAATCACACCAAGAAGTATGTACCTGGAGAAGCAGGTGCTATCCAGAAAGCTGGTTCTGGGTAAAACAGGAGAAGAGAGGGACGTGGAGACAGCTAGGAACAGGGAAGGTTACCCGCTGATGACTCGACAGTTTGGGGCGGGGGAGCAAGTATAGAAGTAACTTTCTGGGCAAGAGGGTGCTCACCCCAGCCTTTTGCCTGCAGCAGAGAGGCAGTGGCGGGCAGTGGATGTGGTGCTGGACTGCTTCCTGGTGAAGGAAGGTTCTCACCATGGAGCTTTTGCCAGCAGTAGGAACACGGTAAAGGCCTTGTTGGTGCTGAAGCAGGTGCCAGTGCCAGATGATGGCTCCCTAGAAGGCCTCACAGATTTCCAAGGGGGCACACTGGCCAAGGATGACACCCAGATTATCTTCGAGGCCTCAGGTAAGAACACTACCCTGTGTCCCAGTCCGTCTGGGCTCCCTCCAGTTCTGGAGCCCAGTTCCCAAGGACACCAGCCACACCTGCTTCCTGTCGGCCCAGGTGTTCTCAATCCAGCTAGACCCCtgtgctgcccttctcccccagtGAACCTGGTACAGATGCCCCAGGCCGAGGCCTTGCTCCACGCTGACTGCAGCGGGAACGACGTGACCTGTGAGATCTCCCGTTACTCTCTCCAGGCCAGGCAAGAGGCCGCCATGGAGACGGCAGCCTGGTTCATCACCAACGTGCAGGTGTCTGGAGGGGGACCTAGTATCTCCATGGTGATGAAAACTCTCGGGGATGCTGAGAATGGGGCTGTCTTGCATCCCACGCTGAACCTGCCCCTGAGCCCCCAGAGgactgtgcaaactgcaggtgagaaaatgaaaaacagcacaagaaagttgtgtttttttttaagtggtcaGAGATGGGAGAATAGTAGAAGGGGACATGTCTGCCTCCATGCATATCGGTCATCTCAGGGTGTCCTCTAGGCCTCAGTACTCTCTTCCTAAAGACCCCAAATGGGGACAGTTCTCACCTTGCGGGGTGGCCTGAGGACATAAGACATGGGTGGTTCTATTCCTCTATGCTGTCCACAGCAGTCTCACTGAGCCAAGCAGCAGTTTCTCCCCGGCACAGCTAGCCTGGGTGCTTCAAGATGACGCGAACAGAGAGCACAGGCACGCGGGATTTGTTCATTATCTCTTACCAGTAAAACCCGGTCCTTGCCCTCTACAACCTTGCACGTCCCAGGGGACACAGGAAATTGAGAACATGGTGACAGGTTTCTCCAAAATGCATCAAATCCAATATTTTGTAAGAAGAGACAGCCAAGTCCAGAGGAGATTAGGGGGCTACCCTCCTACCCTTAGAAAGCTCCAGAACACACAAACCATCCTGTGGTCCACCCTAAATGTATCCTGCTACATCAGAAAAAGGGTCCTCATGTCTGTCCAGGGTCAACCGTAGTCCTAGCAAGGCTAGGCATTGCCCCCCTTTTGGGGGGGGTATTTCAAACCTACGAAAAAGGTGAAATAATAATAAACGCCTGTATACCATGCACCTGGATTCACCAGTTAACATGTTGCCACATCCTCTCACCCTCCCTCaccctctctctccatatattttCCCCCTTCTTAACTGAGAATAAACTGCAGACATCACCACACTTCATCCCAAATGCTTCCAGGGATAGCGTGTGTTAGTTTATCACCAAAGACAGGAATGTTCTCCATTAtcgggggggagggtatagctcagtggtagagtgcatgcctagtatgcatgaggtcctaggttcaatccccagtacctccattaaaaaaaaaaaactaaataaaaatttaaaaaacaattacctccccaccaaaataaacaaattttttaaaaattaaaaaaaaagaatgttctccATTATCATAAAACCATTGCCTCAGCAGCCAACCCTGGTGTGGAGTGGTCTACTGGGGGTGTGGGCAGTATCGGGGTGCAGAGTGCAGGTAACTCAGTAATGCATGTTCTCAGCATGACTCTCCACCGGCAATTGTGAACCGTATCAGTGACAACACACTCCTCCCTGCCAGCGCGGACTGTCCCCATCTCCCCACACCCCGGGCTGGTCTGCTCCTGATAACCATATTGAAGGCATTTTTAAAACGGATACAATAATACTATCAACTATTAAGTCCAAATTCAAACATCTTCATTTGCCCCTGTAGTGGTCTTTACAGCTTTcagggttttcattttgttttgtttttggaggccAGGGTTCAAACAAGGATTGTGCATGGCGTACAGTTGTCCTGTCCCTTCAGCACCCTTTACTCCAGAACAGTCTTCAGAGCCTGGGCGTTTCGGAGCCCAGGCCACTGTCTTGTAGACATCCTGGCATTTGGATTTATCTGATTGTTTTCCTAATTAGAATGAGGTTCAGCCCATTTGGCACAAATACCGCCACTGTGTGCTTTTTTAAACTGACTCCTTTAGTCTTCTCAGCAGATGAGCTTGGCGACACTGAGCggctcacccaaggtcacagagccagttaAGTGGAAGTGCCTGGCTTCCAAAAGCTCTGTCTGTCACTCCACTAGTTGTTACCGGAGGGTCAACGGTAATCCAGAGTTTTCCATGTGTATTTCTCCCAGGCCATAACTTTCATCAGATCAGCCAAGGGGTAAGTGACTCCAAAAAGTACCACGTGTGCCATGCTGCCTCTCACCACGCCCCCAGCATGCCACAGCTCAGAGACCAGGTGGCCTCAAACAGGGAGCAGTCCCCAGTCATCCCTCTTTCTCTCCCGCAGTGGAGTTCCAGGTGACAGCACGGACCCCGTCCCTGGACCTCCTGCTGGGGTCCTCAGTCTCCCTGCCCTGTGGCTTCTCCATGGCACCAGGCTTGGTCCTCACCAACGTAGAGTGGCGGCTGCAGCACATGGGGAGTGGACGACTGGTGTACAGCTGGACCACGGGGCAGGGGCAGGCCAAGCGGGAGGGTGCCACCCTGGAGCCTGAGCAGCTACTCCTCACTGGGGACGCCTCCCTCACCCTCCCCAGCCTCACTGTGAAGGATGAAGGGGCCTATGTATGCCAGATCTCCACCTCCCGCTTCCGAGCGCAACAGATTATCCAGCTCCACGTCCAAGGTGAGGCCAGACCTCAGTGatctggggagagggaaagggataCGCCTGTTGGGAGTGTTGTCCAGAGTGAGATCAAACACAGGGGCAGTTTCCCGAGAGGCAGACTGCATTCGCACGACCTGAACACCTCTCCATCCTAGAAGCCCACATGGCATCAGATTGAGCTTCCCACCAGGCTCTGGGGTAATTCCACTGAGacactccccagcccagggtcccGCTGCCCCGCCCTGGATGGCTGTCTCCTGTCACCCCATCCACTTGGAGCACGTCCTGAGGAGGGGCAGTGGCAAACCAAGGAGGGGCTGTGGGAGTGGTCCTGACCGGGAGGACTGTTTCACCACTGATATCCTTTCAAATCACTGGCCTGTGTCACTAAAAAGCAAGCCAGTCTTTAGCTGGTTTTGCTATTGCTTTTCAGTTACCTGTGGAAATTGTCCCCCCTTATGTCCTGCATCCCAGATGGACCCCTCACACCCCCATCACCCCCTGAGGAGGAACCTTCACCCTCCACAACGCTCGTGGGCTCAGCAGGAGAGGCTCTAGGCTCCTCAGCTGTCCCAAAGGCCCCCCCTGGAATTTTATTACTCCTCCTTTCTTCCAGCTCGCCCCAAAGTACAACTAAGCCTGGCCAACGAAGCCCTGCCAACCACCCTCATCTGCAGTGTCACCGGCTATTATCCTCTGGATGTGACTGTGACGTGGACCCGAGAGGAGCTGGATGGAGCCCGGGTCCCGGTCTCTGGCGCCTCCTTCTCCAGCCTCCGGCAGAGCACGGCAGGCACTTACAGCATCTCCTCCTCGCTGACGGCAGAACCTGGCTCTGCGGGCGCCACTTACAGCTGCCAAGTCACCCACGTCTCCCTGGAGGAGCCTCTTGGGGCCAACACCTGGGTTGCCCCACCAGGTACAGGGGTGCCCTCCTTTTCCCACTTCATGTTTGGGCTCACAGCTCCCACCCCCTCTGGCCTGTTCTGCTTCCCACAGCGCTTTGCTCACGGTCCCAGTGGCTTCCTTCCCACCAAATGTCCCCCAAGACCTTATTACCCACCAGGTTATGGGGTACCAGGCACAGCTGAGAGCTGGAGACCAGGGCTGAACACCTCCTCATCCCACCCTGGAGGAGCTTAGTCCTGCGGGGGGACAGACGAGGCAGTCAGGGAGGATGACCCGGGGAGAGCTGCCAGCTAGCTCAGCCAGCTCGGGGGGAGAGGGGACACCAGGACAGAAAAGAAGGTACATGTGGAGGCCCAGTTATAAAACTGCCTAAAAAGAATTGCAGGAACCTGCACAGCTAGAGGCAAGGCTGCGGGGGAAAAGGTGGCCGTAAGCTTGAGATCGGTCCTGAGCACCCAGACGAGTGCCCGCACGTGTGGTCCTGACTCCCACTTCAGAGATGAGTAAACTGGCCTGATGGatcttaagtaacttgccccagcTCACCTGCTTAGGAAATGGTAAAATAGAAAGTGTGAGAAATAGGCAGACTGATTGCCCTACAGCCTCAACCGCCCCCCACTGCTCTCAGGGGGCAGGTAACAACAGGCCTTCAAGCTGGAACTTCATCCAGAGGCCACAGAATGTCACCGAAAGGTGTCATACCATAAAGAATCGGCACCTTAAAATGCACACGTCCATGCGGACTGTAAGCTTCCCTGAAATGGGGTCGTGCCTCTGTCCCCATCGTTCCCCAGCTATTTACAAAATTCCAGCTTAACTGTCAACAGCTAATCTGAACTAAATCTCTCTTGCAAAGCAGTTTGAAAAAATGTTGTCCTGAGGTGGGAAGAGGTAGAGGATTCTGTGTGGAGGAACAAATGAACATCCACCCACCCACCGTGTATCTGGACCCTGGGCGAGAGCAGGAGAGGCCTTGATAGGGGCTCCTcaaccagacacacacacacagacacacacaccctctgTCCCTCCTGCCGGGCAGACGCTGAGGGTGGGGCTCAGTATGACTCCTCCCTACTGATCCCTGTCTACGCCCCTGTCACCCACAGAGCAGGGGACGGCCTTTGGAGTCCTCTTTGCCAGCAGCCTCTTCCTCCTTGCACTGCTGTTCCTGGGGCTGCAGAGACGCCAAGGTAAGAAAGAGCCTGGTCGTCCTCCACTCTGGCCCTGACCCGCCTCACCTGGAGATCAGCCTGCTCTAACCATCGCCACACCCAGATCAGGGATGAAGCCCAAGCACCCCAAGCTCCAGCCGGCCCCCCACCACAGCCCCCAGCTCTTGGGGTGACCCCAGCTGAACCCAAGCCTGTCCCCTCTTGTTTTCTCCTAGCTACCTCACCAAGGCCTGCCGAGACCCCGAGGCACTCTGGGTAGCCACTCTCCTGCCTTAGACTTAAAAGATAGTCACATTCTCCCTGAAGGACTCTAAGCCGGGTCCCAGAGCTCAAAAAGGCCCCGGGAAAGGTATGAAGAAGGCACAGGGACGCCGGCCTTCTGCCACCGTGTACCCTGGGCTGGTTTTCCGAGGGAGGGAATGTGAAGAGgtgagaggaaggcaggaggtctgggtggaCGTTAAAACATGAGCCAGATTTGAAGTGTGCTGGTAGCAAaaggtaacagaaaaaaattaaagaaagaacacGTGGGGGTAGTGGggcgaggggtgggggctgggccacTACACACAGTCCCTGAGCTCTGTCCCAATAAACCCCCCACGTCCTCGAAAGCAAAGCTTCTCCACTTTCCTGTTTTTCCCCACGCTGGGCCCCACGGAGACCTGCCCCCGGCCTCGCTGCTCCGACGTGCAAAGTGTGCAAGGTGTGAAACGAAGACCCCCAGCAGGAGCCCCGGGGCCCCATCTCAGTTGCTCTGCGTAACTCTGGACTGCGGTCAAGGGCCTGCACTTGTGGAGTTGCTGGGCCCTTACACTGACAAACCCCTCATGCCCTCAGTAGCAGAGGAGAGATTTCTCCTTTCGGTCACTTCTAAAGCGGGCCTGGTCACTGCAGGGGGACTCAGCGTGAGACAGCTGTGTGTGCGGACAACGGGGAACAGAGCCCAGGAgcggggagggaggagacagcaGATGTGTGAGAAGCCTGCAGGTGTTTGTCAGGGAGACGCCCACTCAGCTTCCTGTCACCACCCGCCACCTCCTGTACCCAGAAGACCTGGGCCCCTTCAGGTACGAAGGCTGACAGTGGAGACCACTTCCTCCACCAGCGCCCAGATCTTTCATCTCGAGAAGACCGACGGCACATGGAAGCCACCCTGGCCCCAAGCAAGACCACAGAGAAGTTGGAAAGAGACAGCAGCCCCCTCTGCCCCGCCTCAGACTCTCCAACCCAAACAATAACCAAATCAGTTGAGTGGTAGgaagttgtaatttttttttttgcctttgttcaGAATACAGGAAATTGGTAAATATGCCACATGCCTTTGGTGGAAGTACAACTTATTATTCTATACAAGTATGAGATTGGGGTTAGGAAAAAAGGCAGAGGTGATGACAGACACACAGTGGAAACCGgagcaggggctgcaggaggcCCGGCTTTAGCTGCGTATTTGTTCATGCACAtggctggtgggaggggagggggagagcagacacagaagggggttgggggggctGAGAAAGAGAGTAGAAGGGCTAACATCTCCAGAAGAACAAAGCCAGCTACATCTGGGGAGCCTCAGAGGGACAGAAGCCCAGGAAGTGATTCCTGTGACGGGGTGGGCAGGGCGGACCCAGAGGGCGGATTTGCTCCAGGCTCAGGCCACATCGAGGACAGTGGTGGTTCTTCTCCAGCGGTGACCCCCTGCATTAGGCATGGGGGAGCCCAGAGGAGAGTGGAGGCCTTCGGGGGGACCGTTAGGAGGGTACACTGACTGCCTTCGTCCAGCTCTTccgtcctgccctgg
It contains:
- the TAPBPL gene encoding tapasin-related protein isoform X2, which encodes MGAKEWCLLICLALSGAADAERQWRAVDVVLDCFLVKEGSHHGAFASSRNTVKALLVLKQVPVPDDGSLEGLTDFQGGTLAKDDTQIIFEASVNLVQMPQAEALLHADCSGNDVTCEISRYSLQARQEAAMETAAWFITNVQVSGGGPSISMVMKTLGDAENGAVLHPTLNLPLSPQRTVQTAVEFQVTARTPSLDLLLGSSVSLPCGFSMAPGLVLTNVEWRLQHMGSGRLVYSWTTGQGQAKREGATLEPEQLLLTGDASLTLPSLTVKDEGAYVCQISTSRFRAQQIIQLHVQARPKVQLSLANEALPTTLICSVTGYYPLDVTVTWTREELDGARVPVSGASFSSLRQSTAGTYSISSSLTAEPGSAGATYSCQVTHVSLEEPLGANTWVAPPEQGTAFGVLFASSLFLLALLFLGLQRRQATSPRPAETPRHSG
- the TAPBPL gene encoding tapasin-related protein isoform X3 — its product is MGAKEWCLLICLALSGAADAAERQWRAVDVVLDCFLVKEGSHHGAFASSRNTVKALLVLKQVPVPDDGSLEGLTDFQGGTLAKDDTQIIFEASVNLVQMPQAEALLHADCSGNDVTCEISRYSLQARQEAAMETAAWFITNVQVSGGGPSISMVMKTLGDAENGAVLHPTLNLPLSPQRTVQTAVEFQVTARTPSLDLLLGSSVSLPCGFSMAPGLVLTNVEWRLQHMGSGRLVYSWTTGQGQAKREGATLEPEQLLLTGDASLTLPSLTVKDEGAYVCQISTSRFRAQQIIQLHVQARPKVQLSLANEALPTTLICSVTGYYPLDVTVTWTREELDGARVPVSGASFSSLRQSTAGTYSISSSLTAEPGSAGATYSCQVTHVSLEEPLGANTWVAPPEQGTAFGVLFASSLFLLALLFLGLQRRQGP
- the TAPBPL gene encoding tapasin-related protein isoform X1, coding for MGAKEWCLLICLALSGAADAAERQWRAVDVVLDCFLVKEGSHHGAFASSRNTVKALLVLKQVPVPDDGSLEGLTDFQGGTLAKDDTQIIFEASVNLVQMPQAEALLHADCSGNDVTCEISRYSLQARQEAAMETAAWFITNVQVSGGGPSISMVMKTLGDAENGAVLHPTLNLPLSPQRTVQTAVEFQVTARTPSLDLLLGSSVSLPCGFSMAPGLVLTNVEWRLQHMGSGRLVYSWTTGQGQAKREGATLEPEQLLLTGDASLTLPSLTVKDEGAYVCQISTSRFRAQQIIQLHVQARPKVQLSLANEALPTTLICSVTGYYPLDVTVTWTREELDGARVPVSGASFSSLRQSTAGTYSISSSLTAEPGSAGATYSCQVTHVSLEEPLGANTWVAPPEQGTAFGVLFASSLFLLALLFLGLQRRQATSPRPAETPRHSG